In Pararge aegeria chromosome 17, ilParAegt1.1, whole genome shotgun sequence, one genomic interval encodes:
- the LOC120631142 gene encoding uncharacterized protein LOC120631142 — MAVFDVFKPLANVIPRFREEDLAHVIEWFDNHSKPLLILNEGEAINVITIENLKQFLESKKFHKRCFHYPSYAEIMIEVENIKAEMTRMLTKDQFIYMLDKWVIEADLKHELKLAFNVFDTEKRNFLEIDEIKVIVTRYADLFSDDETREMLRDANVRGDGNVFYEDFVDSLFSVAPELYQLKADFLYEDPNEDPSVPPDPEPEPEPVALEPEPSPSPTPQPKKKGKKK, encoded by the exons atggCTGTATTTGATGTTTTTAAGCCTTTAGCAAATGTAATACCACGTTTTAGAGAAGAAGATTTAGCTCATGTGATTGAATGGTTTGACAATCATTCCAAgccattacttattttaaatgaagGCGAAGCAATAAACGTAATTACTATTGAGAATTTGAAACAATTTTTGGAATCAAAAAA GTTTCATAAAAGATGTTTTCATTATCCAAGCTATGCAGAAATTATGATTGAAGTAGAAAACATAAAGGCAGAAATGACAAGAATGTTAACAAAAGATCAATTTATTTACATGTTAGATAAATGGGTGATAGAAGCTGATTTGAAACACGAATTAAAATTGGCttttaat gTTTTCGATACCGAAAAACGTAATTTCTTGGAAATAGATGAAATTAAAGTTATCGTGACAAGGTATGCAGATCTGTTTAGCGATGATGAGACTAGAGAAATGTTACGTGATGCAAACGTTCGTGGCGATGGAAATGTTTTCTATGAAGATTTTGTTGATAGTTTATTCAGCGTTGCCCCTGAATTATATCAGTTAAAG GCTGATTTTCTATACGAAGATCCCAATGAAGATCCTTCTGTACCGCCTGATCCAGAGCCCGAGCCAGAGCCGGTAGCACTGGAACCTGAACCTTCTCCTTCTCCTACACCCCAACCGAAAAAGAAgggaaagaaaaaataa
- the LOC120631042 gene encoding FAS-associated factor 2, with amino-acid sequence MDLEDNALGLTQEQTDKILQFQDLTGIEDMSICRDVLQRHQWDLEVAIQEQLNMREGRPSVFATEARAPPVVHDHIAQQVFTDEVPESPGGVRGLLRYVVNLVVSVCYNTISSVLNLLLSFVRNDERRLVTDPLGDVMSFINSYTPRYSPHPVFYQGTYAQALNDAKNELRFLVVYLHSESATETQNFCRSTLADPDVIQYINTHALFWGCSIDTSEGWRVAQSVGGRRYPLLCVVCVRDHRMTVVARNEGTCAPQQLLQRLQRIVEENEPHLTAARADRVEREVTARLRAAQDEAYEESLKADQEKERRRAADRAARDQVQRDHAQKQMLEEQHKQQIIAARATIAAKLPSEPLAGKDTVALLIRLPGGERLTRRFLLANTTQDLYDFVFSHPQSPEEFEITTNFPKRVIVRGYSNLHDAGLKDRDVLFVNDINA; translated from the exons ATGGACCTAGAAGACAATGCATTGGGTTTGACCCAAGAACAAACTGATAAAATTCTGCAGTTCCAAGATTTAACAGGGATTGAAGATATGTCGATATGCAGAGATGTTCTTCAAAGACATCAATGGGATTTGGAG GTTGCAATACAGGAACAGCTCAATATGAGGGAAGGTCGACCTTCAGTATTTGCGACAGAAGCGAGAGCACCTCCAGTTGTCCATGATCACATAGCACAGCAGGTGTTCACAGATGAGGTGCCTGAAAGTCCAGGAGGAGTGCGTGGGCTACTGCGCTATGTAGTCAACCTAGTTGTATCAGTGTGTTATAATACAATATCTTCTGTTTTAAACTTGCTGCTAAGTTTTGTCAGAAATGATGAAAGAAgat TGGTAACGGACCCATTGGGGGATGTGATGAGCTTCATTAACAGCTACACACCCCGTTATTCCCCGCATCCTGTGTTCTATCAGGGAACTTATGCCCAGGCTCTCAACGATGCTAAGAATGAGCTAAGATTTCTTGTAGTCTACCTGCACTCAGAATCAGCAACTGAGACACAGAACTTCTGCAG aaGTACATTAGCCGACCCGGATGTGATCCAATATATTAACACACATGCACTCTTCTGGGGTTGCTCTATCGACACGTCAGAGGGCTGGCGAGTTGCACAATCAGTAGGTGGTCGGAGATACCCATTGTTGTGTGTAGTATGTGTAAGGGATCACCGCATGACTGTGGTTGCAAGAAATGAGGGTACATGTGCACCGCAGCAATTGCTACAGAGGCTGCAGAGAATTGTAGAAGAGAATGAACCACACCTTACTGCAGCTAGAGCGGACAG GGTGGAGCGCGAGGTGACAGCGCGGTTACGCGCCGCCCAGGACGAGGCGTACGAGGAGTCGCTGAAGGCGGACCAGGAGAAAGAGCGGCGACGTGCGGCCGACCGCGCCGCCCGGGACCAGGTGCAACGTGACCACGCGCAGAAACAGATGCTGGAAGAGCAACACAAGCAACAG ATTATAGCGGCGCGGGCCACAATAGCAGCCAAATTGCCGAGCGAGCCCCTAGCCGGGAAGGATACCGTCGCGTTACTAATACGCCTCCCCGGGGGAGAGCGACTTACCAGGCGTTTCCTACTCGCGAACACCACACAG GATTTATACGACTTCGTATTCAGCCACCCGCAGTCACCCGAGGAGTTTGAGATCACAACCAATTTCCCAAAACGTGTTATAGTGCGGGGATATTCCAATTTGCATGACGCCGGTCTCAAAGACCGCGATGTACTGTTCGTGAACGATATAAATGCATAa
- the LOC120631092 gene encoding cytochrome b5 reductase 4 isoform X2: MPCCGCWWNGRQRHRPPENAEGNPRNKCALQPGHSLMDWIRLGNSGKDLTGIGGRIRPVSPAELSTHNTQKDAWLAIRGRVYNITHYLPYHPGGPEELMRGAGIDATDLFDKIHPWVNYDSLLAKCLVGPLRFDRPDAEDLFDITNPSPKSDRLREPSKAHELVRKSMENLANCITPVRKKITAKSEENVKGIPPSKIMQSLIQSSDLPVSISRRAGSSLVQSTDKLKDSPSQLRFDWIQTSTKLTISIYTGPLVNPGGSARIMNGVLFIEVATNGWLRTVKLVPEEALKEPLQLRVFSESGKIEVIALKALSKVWKNIGETTHGPAVPISSPRTLECRVMHVEPVSHDTTLLALCPETGPVIVPLGHHVRVHQKVNDKECVRSYTPVGDSWDHFGSDLSALKLTVKRYDPGALSPRLTDMRAGDTVTLSGPYGSFQLQKLKQVKILYLIAAGTGITPMLGLLKFMLTRSNPRCERVHLLFFNKTQEDVLFKENLDEIAKQDERLNTIHILSNPKPTWTGFEGRIKSEILSKIIIKETVGAGEKQHFACVCGPTEFTHTAIDLLKTLGVKEDDMHAFIG; the protein is encoded by the exons GCAATCCACGCAACAAATGTGCGCTTCAACCTGGGCACAGTCTCATGGACTGGATTCGCCTGGGAAACTCTGGGAAAGACCTCACCGGCATCGGTGGCCGCATCCGACCTGTATCACCCGCCGAACTATCTACGCACAACACACAAA AGGACGCCTGGTTAGCAATTCGAGGAAGAGTTTATAACATCACTCATTATTTACCTTATCACCCCGGAG GACCAGAAGAATTAATGCGTGGCGCCGGCATCGATGCAACGGATTTATTCGATAAAATACACCCTTGGGTTAATTATGATTCGCTTCTAGCAAAATGTTTAGTAGGACCACTTCGGTTCGACAGGCCAGACGCTGAGGATCTTTTTGATATAACAAATCCATCCCCTAAATCAGACCGCCTACGAGAACCGTCTAAAGCACACGAACTAGTAAGGAAATCTATGGAAAATCTAGCAAATTGTATAACGCCGGTCAGAAAGAAAATTACTGCTAAGAGCGAAGAAAATGTCAAAGGAATCCCTCCGAGTAAAATAATGCAGAGTTTGATACAGTCGAGCGATTTGCCTGTTTCGATAAGCCGGCGCGCGGGGTCGAGTCTTGTACAATCTACAGACAAGTTAAAAGACTCACCGTCTCAGCTACGTTTCGATTGGATTCAGACTTCAACAAAGCTAACTATATCAATATACACAGGGCCTTTAGTAAATCCGGGCGGGTCTGCGAGGATAATGAACGGTGTCCTCTTCATAGAAGTGGCTACAAACGGGTGGCTTAGGACGGTTAAGTTGGTACCTGAAGAGGCATTAAAAGAACCTTTGCAGCTTAGAGTCTTTTCCGAAAGTGGGAAAATAGAG GTTATTGCATTAAAAGCGTTGAGTAAAGTTTGGAAGAACATCGGCGAGACGACACATGGACCAGCAGTGCCTATATCATCACCTCGAACGTTGGAGTGCCGAGTGATGCATGTTGAGCCGGTCTCGCATGACACGACACTGCTCGCTCTGTGCCCGGAAACTGGACCAGTTATTGTACCTTTGGGCCATCATGTGCGAGTGCATCAAAAAGTTAACG ATAAGGAATGTGTCCGCTCCTACACACCGGTTGGCGACAGTTGGGATCACTTTGGGAGCGATTTGAGCGCACTGAAATTGACGGTGAAGAGGTACGACCCAGGCGCTCTGTCGCCACGTCTCACTGATATGAGAGCTGGTGACACAGTCACGCTTTCAGGACCCTACGGCAGTTTTCAGTTACAAAAG ttaaaacaagttaaaatattatatttaatagcgGCAGGAACCGGGATCACACCTATGTTaggattattaaaattcatGCTCACTCGATCGAATCCCAGATG CGAGCGTGTGCATTTACTATTCTTTAACAAGACGCAGGAGGATGTTCTTTTTAAAGAGAACTTGGATGAAATAGCGAAGCAAGACGAGAG GTTAAATACAATCCACATATTATCAAACCCAAAGCCAACCTGGACAGGATTCGAGGGCCGAATAAAAAGTGAAATTCTgtctaaaataattatcaaagaAACTGTTGGGGCGGGAGAAAAGCAACATTTCGCATGTGTGTGTGGGCCAACGGAGTTTACGCACACGGCCATAGATTTATTGAAAACACTTGGTGTTAAGGAGGACGATATGCACGCTTTCATTGGGTAG